A window of Deinococcus aerophilus contains these coding sequences:
- a CDS encoding alpha/beta fold hydrolase — MEASWRYRPVALCAAACSEGAHMNAGSSPTVCDRRGRGESTDVRSGAVGWETLEREVEDLDALMDQLGGPALVWGHSSGAALALQAAVRLGGKVRGLAMDQPRFNDDGVTRRRWRTYRAQLDQALAAGDTGARRSRCCCGRWA; from the coding sequence GCCGCGTGTTCTGAAGGAGCCCACATGAACGCAGGCAGTTCGCCCACCGTTTGCGACCGCCGGGGCCGGGGCGAGAGCACGGACGTGCGGTCTGGCGCGGTCGGGTGGGAGACGCTTGAGCGGGAAGTCGAGGATCTGGACGCCCTGATGGACCAGCTCGGCGGCCCGGCCCTGGTCTGGGGCCACTCGTCCGGAGCGGCCCTGGCCCTGCAGGCGGCCGTCCGGCTCGGAGGGAAGGTGCGCGGGCTCGCCATGGACCAGCCTCGCTTCAATGACGACGGCGTGACCCGTCGGCGGTGGCGGACATACCGCGCGCAGCTGGATCAGGCCCTCGCGGCGGGAGACACCGGAGCGCGGCGGTCACGGTGTTGCTGCGGCAGGTGGGCCTGA
- a CDS encoding putative bifunctional diguanylate cyclase/phosphodiesterase, translating into MYEIKKQGKNAVRFFAPNMDAAARARLRLETRLGTAIAAQALSLHFQPQVDVVGGRLVGVEALARWTDAELGAVGPAEFIPVAEATGMIVPLGAWVLDEACRQAAEWRLDVPVAVNVSPAQLIREDFVDVVAATLARHAVRPERLKLELTERLTVQDPGRAAQQLTRLRALGVILSLDDFGAGTSAVASLLTLPLQEVKLDRSLLAGVTEDPSSWQVLRALLALARSLNLPVVVEGVETPGQLAALRALGCAAVQGFLTGRPAAPEVMGRRLDLGRLSSVE; encoded by the coding sequence ATGTACGAGATCAAGAAGCAGGGCAAGAACGCGGTGCGCTTCTTCGCGCCGAACATGGACGCCGCGGCGCGTGCGCGGCTGCGGCTGGAAACCCGGCTGGGCACCGCGATTGCCGCGCAGGCGCTGAGCCTGCATTTTCAGCCGCAGGTGGACGTGGTGGGTGGCCGGCTCGTGGGCGTAGAAGCGCTCGCCCGCTGGACGGACGCGGAACTGGGCGCCGTGGGTCCTGCGGAGTTCATCCCGGTGGCGGAGGCCACCGGGATGATTGTGCCGCTGGGCGCCTGGGTCCTCGACGAGGCGTGCCGGCAGGCGGCCGAGTGGCGGCTGGACGTGCCGGTGGCCGTGAACGTCTCGCCGGCGCAGCTGATCCGTGAGGACTTCGTGGACGTGGTGGCGGCCACCCTGGCACGTCACGCCGTGCGGCCCGAACGGTTGAAGCTCGAGCTCACCGAACGTCTGACAGTTCAGGATCCCGGGCGCGCGGCGCAGCAGCTCACGCGCCTGCGGGCGCTGGGCGTGATCCTGTCGCTGGACGACTTCGGGGCCGGGACGTCGGCCGTCGCGTCGCTGCTGACCCTGCCCCTGCAGGAGGTCAAGCTGGACCGCAGCCTGCTCGCCGGGGTCACCGAGGATCCGTCGTCGTGGCAGGTGCTCCGGGCACTGCTCGCCCTGGCACGCAGCCTGAACCTGCCGGTGGTGGTCGAGGGCGTGGAAACGCCGGGTCAGCTCGCGGCCCTGCGGGCGCTGGGCTGCGCCGCCGTGCAGGGCTTCCTGACGGGCCGGCCCGCCGCGCCCGAGGTCATGGGCCGGCGGCTGGATCTGGGCCGGCTCAGCTCCGTGGAGTGA
- a CDS encoding RNaseH domain-containing protein: MANPFGSAIPDAPLFSPTATVHGAVPDVRPLLASTPDGPTPLGFVLPAVLATPARHVLSWSPPAAGALGQLSALLRPGALPTRSLATLAELHLPGLQRLDARMGAAYGDQRGELAWSNVADRPRLLAGATAMMDAWITGALAEIGRARAADAALQAALRDLQGLHARGALFAVHTLPAAVHTWGASANGTARPGSDGAYPALADAVAGALHGHELLPGSGVMRRVVPRHAQGHAELIGAPVQEGDGAWTIQVVRVRVLSLPGHSRPLVALEVYRKCWETSPGSQLGNTTGYVLSEHAAHAFTLSAGISPHSVNSEYPVLARAYGLDEHTDTAPHCGDRVRVYVQERGSDGRLATASVPEHDRIAVLRGAAAPLAPLGLVPWTGVREVKAPGSAPEVVLGFTALPLGPSGQGRWAALAFRLCLHTGRVEACVGREDPTAPHQLQPTSWEPLTQVQQRLTGTQPVTLNADTGQAQFQAFIDQTVQGELEAGRAPLVVVDSTHAVGLWPWLADSRIDPQRIEFAQLNRRDLQDAWGRAGVRLVRVRQNNAPPVSWGGPARGTSRLLRVEDARIPTYLACGAAPRPVELSVLLTQPGDDADRLAGFVGRLIGGGGDHGGPWLPTPLCPEDLPGVRAGDAQDCVPNTGSGE; the protein is encoded by the coding sequence ATGGCTAATCCCTTTGGCTCCGCCATCCCCGACGCCCCACTCTTCTCGCCCACGGCCACGGTGCACGGCGCCGTGCCGGACGTGCGCCCGCTCCTCGCCTCCACGCCCGATGGGCCCACGCCGCTGGGCTTCGTGCTGCCCGCCGTGCTGGCCACCCCGGCGCGGCATGTCCTGAGCTGGTCGCCGCCGGCCGCCGGGGCGCTGGGCCAGCTCAGCGCGCTGCTGCGGCCCGGCGCCCTGCCCACGCGCTCGCTGGCCACCCTGGCCGAGCTGCACCTCCCGGGCCTGCAGCGTCTGGACGCCCGCATGGGCGCGGCCTACGGGGACCAGCGCGGGGAGCTCGCGTGGTCGAACGTGGCGGACCGGCCGCGCCTGCTCGCGGGAGCCACCGCCATGATGGACGCCTGGATCACCGGCGCCCTGGCCGAGATCGGCCGGGCGCGGGCCGCCGACGCCGCGCTGCAGGCGGCCCTGCGGGACCTCCAGGGGCTGCACGCCCGCGGGGCGCTGTTCGCCGTGCACACCTTGCCCGCCGCGGTGCACACCTGGGGCGCGTCCGCCAACGGCACGGCACGGCCCGGCAGCGACGGCGCGTACCCCGCGCTGGCCGACGCCGTGGCCGGGGCGCTGCACGGCCACGAGCTGCTGCCCGGCAGCGGGGTGATGCGCCGCGTGGTGCCCCGGCACGCTCAGGGCCACGCCGAACTGATCGGCGCGCCGGTTCAGGAGGGTGACGGCGCATGGACCATTCAGGTCGTGCGGGTCCGGGTGCTCAGTCTGCCGGGCCATTCCCGGCCGCTGGTTGCTTTGGAGGTGTACCGGAAATGCTGGGAAACCAGTCCTGGCTCCCAGCTGGGCAACACCACCGGCTACGTGCTGAGCGAGCACGCCGCGCACGCCTTTACGCTCAGCGCGGGGATCAGCCCGCACAGCGTCAACAGCGAGTATCCGGTCCTCGCGCGCGCCTACGGCCTGGATGAACACACCGACACCGCGCCCCACTGCGGTGACCGCGTCCGGGTGTACGTTCAGGAGCGCGGCAGCGACGGCCGGCTCGCGACGGCCAGCGTGCCCGAGCACGACAGGATCGCGGTTTTGCGAGGTGCGGCCGCGCCGCTGGCGCCACTGGGCCTCGTGCCGTGGACCGGTGTGCGTGAGGTCAAGGCCCCCGGCAGCGCACCCGAGGTGGTTCTGGGTTTCACGGCCCTGCCGCTGGGCCCCTCGGGGCAGGGGCGCTGGGCCGCGCTGGCCTTCCGGCTCTGCCTCCACACCGGCCGGGTGGAGGCCTGCGTTGGCCGTGAGGACCCCACCGCGCCCCACCAGCTCCAGCCCACCTCCTGGGAGCCGCTGACTCAGGTTCAGCAGCGGCTCACCGGGACCCAGCCGGTGACCCTGAACGCGGACACCGGCCAGGCGCAGTTCCAGGCGTTCATCGACCAGACGGTCCAGGGCGAACTGGAAGCGGGCCGCGCGCCGCTGGTGGTCGTCGACAGCACCCACGCCGTGGGGCTGTGGCCGTGGCTGGCCGACAGCCGCATCGACCCGCAGCGCATCGAGTTCGCACAGCTGAACCGGCGCGACCTGCAGGACGCGTGGGGACGCGCCGGCGTGCGGCTGGTGCGCGTCCGTCAGAACAACGCGCCGCCGGTGAGCTGGGGCGGTCCGGCGCGCGGCACGTCCCGGCTGCTGCGGGTCGAGGACGCCCGGATCCCCACCTACCTCGCCTGTGGGGCCGCGCCCCGGCCGGTGGAGCTCAGCGTGCTGCTCACGCAGCCGGGAGACGACGCCGACCGGCTGGCCGGGTTCGTCGGCCGCCTGATCGGCGGGGGCGGGGACCACGGCGGGCCGTGGCTGCCCACGCCGCTGTGCCCCGAGGACCTGCCCGGCGTCCGCGCCGGCGACGCTCAGGACTGTGTTCCCAATACTGGCAGCGGGGAGTAG
- the brxL gene encoding BREX system Lon protease-like protein BrxL → MTQPFEGRLLSKSLAKRRVFHGIPRYVVEYLLAKFAPAGADADVARVQKLLQERHVAPEQREWVKDQLLRHGQFVLIDELEVQVDLTSARHHGRLPTLGTLRVDIPFELPEKHPNVLHGLWGTVKLGYDQNRRIRVQEFVPFQIGRVNLDEYQQERARFSETEWIILVLRSVGIETGPLSRRLQLLYLVRLAPLVEPNLHLMELGPRQTGKTFLLRNTSPGAFVVSGGRTTPATLFYHQAARRPGLLSTHQAVIFDEISHTTWEDPALLSTLKDYMDSGQFSRGDKTFHAHASLLFMGNAEREDTPLTQALPRGLRGDTAFLDRLHGLLPGFEFPKITGELLTDEPGLVTDYLAEVFKRLRSVALEPELGALLPPGLTQRDRRSVEKLVSGVLKLLYPARDWPQQTLEEVVALALELRGRVHRELHHFNPREFPHAHLGAPPAQSEPPAAALPAPNAVSEEVAAVVVPEAPADLEVSPPEPGGVSST, encoded by the coding sequence ATGACCCAACCTTTTGAAGGGCGACTGCTGTCCAAATCCCTCGCCAAACGCCGCGTGTTCCACGGCATTCCCCGCTACGTGGTGGAGTACCTGCTCGCCAAATTCGCTCCGGCCGGTGCCGACGCCGACGTCGCGCGCGTGCAAAAGCTGCTGCAAGAACGTCACGTCGCCCCGGAGCAGCGGGAATGGGTTAAAGACCAGCTGCTGCGCCACGGGCAGTTTGTCCTGATCGACGAGCTTGAGGTGCAGGTGGACCTCACCAGTGCGCGCCACCATGGTCGCCTCCCCACCCTGGGAACCCTTCGCGTCGACATTCCCTTTGAGTTGCCCGAAAAACATCCGAATGTCTTGCACGGCCTGTGGGGAACGGTGAAACTGGGCTACGACCAGAACCGCCGCATCCGGGTGCAGGAGTTTGTGCCCTTTCAGATCGGTCGCGTGAACCTCGACGAATATCAGCAGGAGCGGGCCCGCTTCAGCGAGACCGAGTGGATCATCCTGGTGTTGCGCAGCGTCGGAATTGAAACGGGCCCGCTCTCCCGGCGCCTGCAACTTCTGTACCTCGTGCGGCTGGCACCGTTGGTCGAACCCAACCTGCACCTGATGGAGCTCGGTCCCCGTCAGACCGGAAAGACCTTTCTGCTGCGCAACACCAGCCCCGGCGCCTTCGTGGTTTCGGGGGGGCGCACCACTCCTGCCACGCTGTTCTACCATCAGGCCGCCCGGCGACCGGGACTGCTCAGCACCCATCAGGCCGTCATCTTCGATGAAATCAGCCACACCACCTGGGAGGACCCGGCGCTGCTGTCCACCCTCAAGGACTACATGGACTCCGGACAGTTCAGCCGCGGGGACAAGACCTTTCATGCTCACGCCTCGCTGCTGTTCATGGGCAACGCCGAGCGGGAGGACACGCCGCTCACCCAGGCGCTGCCCCGTGGGCTGCGCGGTGACACGGCCTTTCTCGACCGTCTGCACGGCCTGCTGCCCGGCTTCGAATTTCCCAAAATCACGGGAGAACTGCTCACGGACGAGCCGGGTCTGGTCACCGATTACCTGGCGGAGGTGTTCAAACGGCTGCGCAGCGTGGCCCTCGAACCGGAACTGGGCGCGCTGCTTCCCCCTGGCCTGACCCAACGGGACCGCCGAAGCGTCGAGAAACTGGTTTCCGGCGTTCTGAAACTTCTGTATCCAGCGCGCGACTGGCCGCAGCAGACCCTGGAGGAGGTGGTGGCCCTGGCCCTGGAATTGCGGGGCCGGGTGCACCGCGAACTGCATCACTTCAATCCGCGCGAGTTTCCCCACGCGCACCTGGGCGCTCCGCCCGCACAGAGTGAGCCGCCCGCCGCTGCGCTGCCGGCACCGAACGCTGTCAGTGAGGAGGTTGCGGCCGTGGTCGTTCCCGAAGCACCCGCCGACCTGGAGGTCAGCCCGCCTGAACCCGGTGGGGTGTCCAGCACCTGA
- a CDS encoding tubulin-like doman-containing protein translates to MSIPTHHLKRTVLIGLGGTGKEALLHAKRKYIETFGEVPPLVSFLVIDTTNDNATTVPAVTPNGTVEDIKLNANELLHIVARGASALPKVNDEVREWWPPKASLKSNILSGAGQVRALGRLALFANAKLVYDTLRNKLADARDYSKVRTPEGARAVYESMSPHLTVCVTGSIAGGTGSGTFIDVALLLRDLLKDEDQLFGYLVLPDIFTPNPGTQNVEANAYGALKELDHLMTRDDTWSYPFGGRRINVTKKPFDMAFLINRQNRAGKTFNNKENLSELIGMGMFLAGGPLGKEQADIFDNIVVQLTEGQGKFYGKTAHYASFGAAEMRFETGDLDLQRAVLTAQQASTWLDDRARPWPFDLTGHTLLAGVTPEEVPIRLEGASSVEQEAGRWASLTEDLDTLVNQVRDEQCREWMRRVDDLQSDLDSALARGFQEGHTLYDLTDGLQQLREQVEAKVAHARESTQEAQEKFGSNKDKTQRSIQENSTLKRSRGLFRREPELDLVLTRRKLEVLKSDAVACGVAQAQAETLERMAARLSATHTRLLNLRGKLSSWFEQHRTNVQASSVRRKQGAQPFTLAVPPAYVPGPQVPVTREFQAGERLRTLGLSALLGEDYTTALSRAFAVVQASNLRDWLSAAAQQSHGETQRREVERAFRELDEISAPCWDYQDAWVSNPAVGHLEQLNILGIEDKRDATHPVFSSTVQDVFAGHLHKFQHVSTRDPGRIILYKIEAAIPAFALAGAQTYREKYETLSANGSYHIHRDWEHLPDLAPLPDAEAAMELWVKARITGCLRATDSGIYQYLSDREGVPRWYDLQRAAPAAFAHLGRDFFLYKELERQAEGRWNNLAEDQLLLNLEHFSEKSEQLQGDAQRDEDARRFFAQQTQAARTLERQVRDGQAFEIADDFEPVFP, encoded by the coding sequence ATGTCCATTCCCACCCATCATCTCAAACGCACCGTGCTGATCGGTCTGGGCGGCACCGGCAAGGAAGCCCTGCTTCACGCCAAACGGAAGTACATCGAAACCTTCGGGGAGGTTCCCCCCCTCGTTTCGTTCCTGGTCATCGACACCACCAACGACAACGCGACCACCGTTCCTGCGGTGACGCCGAACGGCACCGTCGAGGACATCAAGCTGAACGCGAACGAACTGCTCCACATCGTCGCCCGCGGGGCCAGCGCACTGCCCAAGGTGAACGACGAGGTGCGCGAGTGGTGGCCGCCCAAGGCCAGTTTGAAGTCGAACATCCTGTCCGGGGCCGGGCAGGTGCGCGCCCTGGGCCGCCTGGCGCTGTTTGCCAACGCGAAACTGGTCTACGACACCCTGCGCAATAAACTCGCCGACGCCCGCGACTACAGCAAGGTCCGTACGCCGGAGGGGGCGCGCGCGGTCTACGAGTCCATGAGTCCCCACCTCACCGTGTGCGTGACCGGCTCCATCGCGGGGGGCACAGGCTCCGGCACCTTCATCGACGTCGCGCTGCTGCTGCGCGACCTGCTCAAGGACGAGGACCAGCTGTTCGGGTATCTCGTGTTGCCGGACATCTTCACGCCCAACCCCGGCACACAGAATGTCGAGGCCAATGCCTACGGCGCCCTCAAAGAACTGGACCATCTGATGACCCGCGACGACACGTGGTCGTACCCGTTTGGCGGACGACGCATCAACGTCACCAAGAAACCCTTCGACATGGCCTTTCTGATCAACCGTCAGAACCGTGCGGGCAAGACCTTCAACAACAAGGAAAACCTCAGCGAGCTGATTGGCATGGGAATGTTTCTTGCCGGCGGCCCCCTCGGCAAGGAGCAGGCGGACATCTTTGACAATATTGTTGTGCAGCTCACCGAGGGGCAGGGCAAGTTCTACGGTAAGACCGCCCACTATGCCAGCTTCGGAGCCGCCGAGATGCGGTTCGAAACCGGAGACCTCGATCTTCAGCGCGCGGTCCTCACGGCTCAGCAGGCGTCCACCTGGCTGGACGACCGGGCCCGGCCCTGGCCTTTTGACCTGACCGGCCACACCCTGCTTGCCGGCGTGACACCTGAGGAGGTTCCTATCCGCCTGGAAGGGGCCTCTTCGGTGGAACAGGAAGCCGGCCGCTGGGCCAGCCTGACAGAAGATCTCGATACGCTCGTCAACCAGGTTCGGGACGAGCAGTGCCGGGAGTGGATGCGCCGGGTAGACGACTTGCAGAGCGATCTGGACTCGGCGCTGGCACGCGGCTTCCAGGAAGGCCATACCCTGTACGACCTCACCGACGGCCTGCAGCAGCTGCGTGAACAGGTGGAAGCGAAGGTCGCGCACGCGCGGGAGTCGACCCAAGAAGCCCAGGAAAAGTTCGGCAGCAACAAGGACAAGACCCAGCGAAGCATACAGGAGAACAGCACCTTGAAGCGCAGCAGGGGCCTGTTCCGCAGGGAACCCGAACTGGATCTCGTCCTGACCCGCCGCAAACTCGAGGTCCTGAAAAGCGACGCAGTCGCCTGTGGTGTGGCGCAGGCACAGGCAGAGACTCTCGAACGCATGGCGGCGCGCCTGAGCGCCACGCATACCCGCCTCCTGAATCTGCGGGGCAAGCTCAGCAGCTGGTTCGAGCAGCACAGGACCAACGTGCAGGCCAGCAGCGTGCGGCGCAAGCAGGGTGCCCAGCCCTTCACGCTGGCCGTTCCCCCCGCGTACGTGCCCGGTCCTCAGGTACCGGTGACGCGTGAATTTCAGGCAGGCGAACGCCTGCGGACCCTGGGCCTGAGCGCCCTGCTGGGCGAGGACTACACCACAGCGCTGAGCCGCGCTTTTGCCGTGGTGCAGGCCAGCAACCTGCGCGACTGGCTCAGCGCCGCGGCGCAGCAGAGCCACGGCGAGACGCAGCGCCGCGAGGTCGAGCGGGCCTTCCGGGAACTTGATGAGATCAGCGCCCCCTGCTGGGACTACCAGGATGCCTGGGTTTCCAATCCGGCGGTCGGTCATCTGGAGCAGCTGAACATTCTCGGAATCGAAGACAAGCGCGACGCCACACATCCGGTGTTCAGTTCCACCGTTCAGGATGTTTTTGCCGGGCACCTGCACAAATTTCAGCACGTCTCTACCCGCGACCCGGGGCGCATCATCCTCTACAAGATTGAAGCGGCCATTCCCGCCTTCGCGCTGGCCGGTGCGCAGACGTACCGCGAGAAGTACGAGACGCTCAGCGCCAACGGCAGCTACCACATCCACCGCGACTGGGAACATCTGCCTGACCTTGCCCCCCTTCCCGACGCCGAAGCCGCGATGGAACTGTGGGTCAAAGCCCGGATCACCGGTTGCCTGCGTGCCACAGACAGCGGCATATACCAGTACCTCTCGGACCGGGAAGGGGTCCCCCGCTGGTACGATCTGCAGCGTGCCGCTCCCGCCGCCTTCGCCCATCTGGGGCGCGACTTCTTCCTGTACAAGGAACTGGAACGGCAGGCAGAAGGCCGATGGAACAACCTGGCCGAGGACCAGCTGCTGCTCAACCTGGAACACTTCTCGGAAAAGAGCGAACAGCTGCAGGGAGACGCGCAACGGGACGAAGACGCCCGCCGCTTCTTTGCGCAGCAGACTCAGGCCGCGCGTACCTTGGAGCGGCAGGTGCGGGATGGACAGGCCTTTGAGATCGCCGACGACTTCGAACCTGTCTTTCCATAA
- a CDS encoding VWA domain-containing protein, whose amino-acid sequence MTLRPVALVALALISPTAAAASSCPAPAASAPGQLPEHHRYVFLVDTSGSMRGVGGTPNIFGRVKSELKRFLASAPDGSTVQFNTFDARLNSGPTFDLPDERQAFQAYVDRLQANGQSTHVYRALDETLTALPEAQQSATMLYLLTDGKDNDQASATRLQSFLQRYQVQRGPHDWLYYITLGLQTPADVQQALKNVPRTQTLSAAPGQLPRLSVITIQPGQLNLGNLRLTPVAQRDLNVITQGTSVNLQAQVVSPDLERHGAYLTARLNAARSSGLSSVRFSLKNTETLPPGTYRARLCLSGPDGAAVQPGALELKLAYHPAAHYQLEAQKAAGTLELKRGEEQSVTYTLTGNPWATGPVAVEAQAPEGLGVTLNGQPQTQLRPGDRLQVILRNQALPSDRAQQVQLRLRAPDGETGPLAPLTVIQPKTFLERFWPLLMLAALLGAAALLWWWTSRRPWALAQIDGQTFKLRSEIVHLEQLTGSPDLRHLSLRRRNTQGRLHKIPEGVEVRAGRDLLETNDVLERNEEHTILRDGQLVARITLKQAR is encoded by the coding sequence GTGACGTTACGTCCTGTCGCGCTTGTCGCACTCGCACTCATCAGCCCCACGGCAGCCGCAGCGTCCAGCTGTCCGGCACCGGCTGCATCCGCTCCGGGCCAATTGCCTGAACACCACCGCTACGTCTTTCTCGTTGACACCAGTGGCAGCATGCGGGGCGTCGGCGGTACTCCCAATATCTTCGGTCGGGTTAAAAGTGAGCTCAAGCGCTTCCTGGCCAGCGCACCGGACGGCTCTACCGTGCAGTTCAACACCTTTGATGCCCGGCTGAACTCTGGTCCAACCTTCGACCTGCCCGATGAGCGGCAGGCCTTTCAGGCTTATGTGGACCGCCTGCAGGCCAATGGCCAAAGCACACACGTCTACCGGGCGCTGGACGAGACCCTGACGGCGCTTCCTGAAGCGCAGCAAAGCGCCACCATGCTGTATCTGCTCACCGACGGCAAGGACAATGACCAGGCATCCGCCACCCGTCTTCAGAGCTTTTTACAGCGCTATCAAGTTCAACGCGGTCCCCATGATTGGCTGTACTACATCACCCTGGGCCTTCAGACTCCAGCGGACGTTCAGCAGGCCCTAAAGAACGTTCCGCGCACCCAGACCCTGAGTGCAGCCCCCGGGCAGTTGCCCCGCCTCAGCGTGATCACCATCCAGCCGGGCCAGCTCAATCTCGGCAATCTGCGGCTGACTCCCGTGGCTCAGCGTGACCTCAACGTCATCACCCAGGGCACTTCTGTAAACCTGCAGGCGCAGGTGGTCAGCCCCGACCTCGAGCGGCACGGTGCCTACCTCACGGCCCGGCTGAATGCCGCCCGCAGCAGCGGGTTGAGCAGTGTCCGCTTCAGCCTGAAAAATACCGAAACCCTTCCGCCGGGCACCTACCGCGCCCGGCTCTGCCTTTCCGGACCGGACGGCGCCGCGGTCCAGCCGGGGGCGCTGGAGCTCAAGCTCGCCTATCATCCGGCCGCCCACTATCAGCTGGAGGCCCAAAAAGCAGCCGGCACGCTTGAACTGAAACGCGGTGAGGAACAGAGCGTCACGTACACGCTGACCGGCAATCCCTGGGCCACCGGACCAGTTGCCGTAGAGGCCCAGGCGCCGGAGGGCCTCGGCGTGACCCTCAACGGACAGCCGCAGACGCAACTGCGTCCCGGGGACCGCCTGCAGGTGATTCTCCGGAACCAGGCCCTTCCGTCTGATCGCGCGCAGCAGGTCCAGCTGCGGCTGCGCGCCCCGGATGGCGAGACCGGACCTCTGGCTCCCCTGACCGTCATTCAGCCCAAAACGTTCCTGGAGCGGTTCTGGCCACTGCTGATGCTCGCTGCGCTGCTCGGCGCGGCCGCCCTGCTGTGGTGGTGGACCTCACGCCGTCCCTGGGCGCTGGCTCAGATCGACGGCCAGACCTTCAAGCTCCGCAGCGAGATCGTCCACCTGGAACAACTCACGGGAAGTCCAGACCTGCGGCACCTCAGCCTGCGGCGCCGCAACACGCAGGGGCGCCTGCACAAGATCCCCGAGGGCGTCGAGGTGAGGGCCGGCCGCGACCTCCTCGAAACGAACGACGTCCTGGAACGCAACGAAGAACACACCATCCTCCGCGACGGACAACTGGTCGCGCGCATCACCCTGAAACAGGCGAGGTAA
- a CDS encoding alpha/beta fold hydrolase gives MTSPTPATLPTTHHRSGSSLHHIRRGQGKPLLLIHGLGSSWQTWAPILAGLEAQREVIAVDLPGFGHTPPLPGEVTIATLADALTDFLTRENLLGIDAVGTSMGARLVLELARRGGVLEAVVSLDPGGFWQGWERGFFYSTVAASIRLIRALQPAMPALTASPVGRSALFAQFSSHPWALAPELTLTEMRSFAASPSTDELLRNLAFGEEQRGIPRGRLEHPLVIGWGRWDRVCLPVQASRAQELFPDARLQWFDHSGHFPHWDMPAQTLRLILDTTA, from the coding sequence GTGACGTCACCCACTCCCGCCACCCTGCCCACCACTCATCACCGCTCCGGTTCCTCGCTCCACCACATCCGGCGCGGCCAGGGCAAGCCGCTGCTGTTGATCCACGGGCTGGGCAGTTCCTGGCAGACCTGGGCGCCGATCCTGGCCGGACTGGAGGCGCAGCGTGAGGTCATCGCCGTCGATCTGCCCGGCTTCGGCCACACTCCCCCACTGCCCGGTGAGGTGACCATCGCCACGCTCGCCGACGCGCTGACCGATTTTCTGACGCGCGAGAACCTCCTGGGCATCGACGCCGTGGGCACCTCGATGGGCGCCCGACTGGTGCTGGAGCTCGCGCGGCGCGGGGGCGTCCTGGAAGCGGTGGTTTCGCTTGATCCAGGCGGGTTCTGGCAGGGCTGGGAGCGGGGCTTCTTCTACAGCACGGTAGCCGCGTCCATCCGGCTGATCCGTGCGCTTCAGCCGGCCATGCCCGCCCTGACGGCTTCTCCCGTCGGCCGCAGCGCCCTGTTCGCCCAGTTCTCCTCGCATCCCTGGGCCCTGGCGCCGGAACTCACCCTGACCGAGATGCGGAGCTTCGCCGCCTCACCGTCTACCGACGAACTGCTGCGCAACCTGGCATTCGGCGAGGAGCAGCGGGGAATCCCCCGGGGCCGGTTGGAGCACCCGCTGGTGATCGGCTGGGGTCGCTGGGACCGGGTGTGTCTGCCGGTTCAGGCATCGAGGGCTCAGGAGCTCTTTCCTGACGCCCGGCTGCAGTGGTTCGATCACAGCGGCCACTTCCCACACTGGGACATGCCCGCACAGACGCTGCGGCTGATTCTGGACACCACCGCCTGA
- a CDS encoding tyrosine-type recombinase/integrase has protein sequence MSSLVASHLLTSEELGRFFRAVRDGGRVEHEIMLKLLFFTAVRVGELVKIEVADLDLAACKIFVGQGKGSKDRSILFPQTFGLVLRAHLVVHPHQVHLFET, from the coding sequence ATGTCCAGCTTGGTGGCCTCCCACCTGCTGACGTCAGAGGAACTCGGACGCTTCTTCCGGGCCGTACGCGATGGTGGCCGCGTTGAGCATGAAATCATGCTCAAACTGCTGTTCTTCACGGCCGTGCGGGTTGGCGAACTGGTCAAGATCGAAGTGGCCGATCTCGACCTCGCCGCCTGCAAGATCTTCGTCGGCCAGGGCAAGGGGAGCAAGGATCGCTCCATTCTGTTTCCGCAGACCTTCGGCCTGGTGCTCAGGGCACACCTCGTGGTACACCCCCACCAGGTGCATCTGTTCGAGACGTAA
- a CDS encoding tyrosine-type recombinase/integrase, whose product MISCSTRPPSRTARKKRPSSSDVSRWEATKLDISPHDLRHRFGYVMAEQVPLHRLAQIMGHDSLDTTARHTRATQRDLQAKVEKIAWQ is encoded by the coding sequence ATGATTTCATGCTCAACGCGGCCACCATCGCGTACGGCCCGGAAGAAGCGTCCGAGTTCCTCTGACGTCAGCAGGTGGGAGGCCACCAAGCTGGACATCAGCCCCCACGACCTGCGGCACCGTTTCGGCTATGTCATGGCCGAACAGGTGCCGCTGCACCGCCTTGCCCAGATCATGGGTCACGATTCCCTGGACACCACGGCCCGTCACACCCGGGCCACCCAGCGGGATCTTCAGGCCAAGGTCGAAAAGATTGCCTGGCAATAG